The following proteins are co-located in the Solea solea chromosome 21, fSolSol10.1, whole genome shotgun sequence genome:
- the LOC131448793 gene encoding cerebellar degeneration-related protein 2-like, with the protein MRAGSDRGGETEEREERKEETRRATTREHSSGANSLCASPASQPPGGNVPSSAPLFPHGGLFGSIGSPMLSAGGMEEFVTEEEEPWYDQQDLEQDLHLAAELGKTLLERNKELEDSLQQMYITNEEQVHEIEYLSKQLEVLRDMNEQHAKVYEQLDGTARELENTNHTLVMDSKASQQKIERLTGTIETLQNQVESLSGRVEQLRSLEQLRVKREKRERRKTIHSFPCLRELCTAPRYEDEFVVGRAESFTVEAKRQPFEEENQHLRDAVSALRAAVRTERGRREGVERECNLLLGEYSRLQTRVQDAEGHQERVRELEVELQELQQLRRARTFLLSSEDDGVTLTQTVLNSTPETDTFLEVEVLETGGGVREESEGGGGVRGEALPESSPVRKSCSDTALNAIVARDASGRRRGSYALHANSVRKRGMSILREVDEQYHALLEKYEELLGKCRRQEESLCHAEVQTSRPVSRDPSMKDCAMGPIPVPPPSPAQSPSTPEAIESISKQVEAVDKRLSQNTPEYKALFKEIFSRIQKTKMDIKATKAAKASKSGKSGKSSKH; encoded by the exons ATGAGAGCTGGGAGTGAccgaggaggagaaacagaggagagggaggaaaggaaggaggaaaCACGTAGAGCCACAACACGAGAGCACAGCAGCGGCGCAAACAGCCTGTGCGCATCTCCAGCCTCTCAGCCTCCCGGAGGAAACGTCCCGTCTTCGGCTCCATTGTTCCCACACGGAGGCTTGTTCGGGAGCATTGGGTCACCCATGCTGAGCGCGGGGGGAATGGAGGAATTTGTGACCGAAGAGGAAGAGCCGTGGTACGACCAGCAGGACCTGGAGCAGG ACCTCCACTTGGCGGCAGAGCTGGGGAAAACTCTGCTGGAGAGGAACAAGGAGCTGGAGGACTCGCTGCAGCAGATGTACATCACTAATGAAGAGCAAGTGCATGAGATTGAG TACCTGTCCAAGCAGCTGGAGGTTCTGCGGGACATGAACGAGCAGCACGCCAAGGTGTACGAGCAGCTGGACGGGACGGCCAGAGAATTGGAAAACACCAACCACACTCTGGTGATGGACAGCAAGGCCTCCCAACAGAAGATAGAGAG ATTAACAGGGACCATTGAGACTTTGCAGAACCAGGTGGAGTCTCTTTCAGGGCGGGTGGAGCAGCTTCGCTCCTTGGAGCAGCTCCGAGTCAAGAGGGAGAAGCGGGAACGACGCAAGACGATCCACTCATTCCCTTGCCTGAGGGAGCTTTGTACAGCACCAAg GTACGAGGATGAGTTCGTAGTGGGCAGGGCTGAGAGCTTTACTGTGGAGGCAAAGCGTCAGCCATTTGAAGAAGAGAACCAGCACCTGCGGGACGCGGTGTCGGCCCTGAGAGCTGCTGTCCGGACAGAGAGGGGGCGTAGAGAGGGCGTGGAGAGGGAGTGCAACCTCCTACTCGGCGAGTATTCCCGGCTGCAGACACGAGTGCAG GATGCTGAGGGACACCAGGAAAGGGTGCGTGAGTTGGAggtggagctgcaggagctgcagcagctacGTCGTGCTCGGACATTCCTGCTAAGCAGCGAGGATGACGGCGTGACTCTCACCCAGACTGTCCTCAACAGCACCCCGGAGACTGACACCTTTCTGGAAGTGGAGGTCTTGGAGACGGGAGGAGGGGTGAGGGAGGAAAGTGAAGGCGGAGGGGGTGTCAGAGGTGAGGCCTTACCTGAGTCCAGCCCCGTGAGGAAAAGCTGCAGCGACACGGCACTCAACGCCATCGTGGCCCGGGACGCGTCTGGCCGGCGGAGAGGCAGCTATGCTCTCCACGCCAACAGTGTGAGAAAAAGGGGGATGTCCATCCTCAGGGAAGTGGACGAGCAGTACCACGCCTTACTTGAGAAATACGAGGAGCTGCTCGGGAAGTGTAGGCGCCAGGAGGAGAGCCTGTGTCACGCCGAGGTTCAGACTTCCCGACCAGTCTCCCGGGACCCATCCATGAAAGACTGTGCCATGGGCCCCATCCCAGTGCCGCCCCCTAGCCCGGCGCAGTCGCCCTCCACCCCTGAAGCGATTGAGAGCATCAGCAAGCAGGTGGAGGCAGTGGATAAACGGCTGAGCCAGAACACGCCAGAATACAAGGCCCTTTTTAAGGAGATCTTCTCCCGTATCCAGAAGACCAAGATGGACATCAAAGCTACCAAAGCTGCTAAGGCTAGCAAGTCTGGCAAATCTGGCAAATCTAGCAAACACTAA
- the smim5 gene encoding small integral membrane protein 5 has product MDVKEEMMEILEKMLSKLLDLPRANVLDQRAFVVVVLFIAMFIFMIILPCVYCCYQEKTKQQASSSVQPLEPEPV; this is encoded by the exons ATGGACGTGAAAGAGGAGATGATGGAAATTCTTGAAAAGATGTTGAGCAAACTTCTGGATCTACCACGAGCCAATGTTCTGGATCAGAGAGCTTTCGTGGTGGTCGTCCTCTTCATTG CCATGTTCATCTTCATGATCATACTGCCCTGTGTCTACTGCTGCTACCAGgagaagacaaaacaacaggccTCCTCCAGTGTCCAGCCTCTCGAACCTGAACCCGTCTGA